A stretch of Brassica rapa cultivar Chiifu-401-42 chromosome A08, CAAS_Brap_v3.01, whole genome shotgun sequence DNA encodes these proteins:
- the LOC103833230 gene encoding uncharacterized protein LOC103833230: MGHWADLFGPDSERLSTGLPVPSRELNSGGDCVRLVSQSSVHLPLSTVEGLRAGASRAHYDPISRLQLDHLFFLSVVVAVDRLFHNKLYNRYVKRTSKFMAHDEKDSCNIGDRVKLDPSRPLSKNKHWVVAEIIKKARIYSPLLTLLLHPLPLKVIDYSFALALNSFKPLLLNFD; the protein is encoded by the exons ATGGGACATTGGGCCGATCTCTTTGGGCCGGACTCGGAAAGGCTATCTACTGGCCTGCCCGTTCCAAGTCGGGAGTTGAAT AGCGGAGGAGACTGCGTGAGGCTGGTTTCACAGAGCAGCGTCCACCTCCCGCTTTCGACGGTGGAAGGATTACGGGCCGGTGCCTCCCGAGCCCACTATGACCCAATAAGCCGGCTCCAATTGGaccatctcttttttttatcagtAGTCGTCGCCGTGGACAGGCTCTTCCACAACAAGCTCTACAATCGCTACGTTAAGCGCACTTCCAAGTTCATGGCTCACGACGAGAAAGACTCCTGCAACATTGGCGATCGA GTGAAGTTAGATCCTTCGAGGCCGTTGAGCAAGAATAAGCATTGGGTTGTTGCTGAGATCATCAAGAAAGCTCGCATCTATTCTCCATTGCTGACTCTACTGCTCCATCCTCTACCTCTTAAGGTGATTGATTACTCCTTTGCTCTTGCGCTTAACAGTTTTAAACCTCTGCTACTGAATTTTGATTAG
- the LOC103833229 gene encoding mitogen-activated protein kinase kinase kinase 17, with the protein MQSNEEFIKFLGKGAYGYVNLVRYTNPDDGSSFLSAVKNSYHEDYDTLQRELEILLKLRGSPRIVTCFGDSLQQGLSNHCNKVHKLQLEYASEGSLSAFMDHYADRKLPEPLVKDFTRMILEGLVSIHDHGYVHCDIKPDNLLVFPSRQDSFELKISDFGNTLEVGAVPKFWESEFPWVGTPIYMPPESVRDGFANKGIDVWSVGCLVLEMYTGVIPWEGVNLDLLASRLRCGKAPEIPESLPSDAKDFIQTCFSRNPEERGSACELLLHPFLPRPLVEEEEKKTSNSFLLKLFKLRIRRTSSNKKPTADVVAVSDKKPLKLRFFPTKTTQFKRTLNKVLRLKKSTHFSLVSVH; encoded by the coding sequence ATGCAGTCAAACGAAGAATTCATCAAATTTCTTGGAAAAGGCGCTTACGGTTACGTTAACCTAGTCCGCTACACCAATCCCGACGACGGCTCTTCCTTTCTCTCCGCCGTCAAGAACTCATACCACGAAGACTACGACACTCTCCAAAGAGAGTTAGAGATTCTTCTCAAACTCAGGGGAAGTCCCAGGATCGTTACATGTTTCGGTGACTCTCTCCAACAAGGTCTCAGCAATCACTGTAACAAAGTCCACAAACTGCAACTCGAGTACGCTTCCGAAGGTAGTTTAAGCGCTTTCATGGACCATTACGCCGACAGAAAGTTGCCGGAGCCGTTGGTAAAAGATTTCACGCGGATGATTCTCGAAGGTTTGGTCTCGATTCACGACCATGGTTATGTTCACTGCGACATCAAACCAGACAACTTACTTGTCTTCCCTTCGAGACAAGATTCGTTCGAGCTCAAGATTTCTGACTTCGGCAACACGTTAGAGGTGGGAGCGGTTCCTAAATTCTGGGAAAGCGAGTTCCCGTGGGTGGGGACTCCCATCTACATGCCGCCTGAGTCTGTCCGTGACGGCTTCGCCAACAAAGGAATAGATGTGTGGTCGGTGGGGTGTTTGGTACTAGAGATGTACACGGGCGTGATTCCTTGGGAAGGAGTTAATCTCGATCTTCTAGCGTCTCGTCTTCGTTGTGGTAAAGCTCCTGAGATCCCTGAGAGTTTGCCTTCTGATGCAAAGGATTTTATACAAACGTGTTTCTCAAGGAACCCTGAGGAGAGAGGAAGCGCGTGTGAGTTGTTGCTTCATCCCTTCTTGCCTCGTCCActagttgaagaagaagagaagaagacaagtAACTCGTTTCTGTTGAAGCTGTTCAAGTTAAGAATCAGACGAACAAGTTCCAACAAGAAACCAACGGCGGATGTTGTTGCTGTTTCAGACAAAAAGCCTCTGAAGTTGAGGTTTTTCCCGACAAAGACCACCCAGTTTAAGAGAACTCTGAACAAAGTCTTGAGGTTGAAGAAGTCGACCCACTTCAGTTTAGTGTCTGTTCATTAA
- the LOC103832919 gene encoding prostaglandin reductase-3, protein MEIKPGLSALVTGGASGIGRALCLALAEKGVFVTVVDFSEEKGKETTSLVQKANAPFHPGLNSPSAIFVKCDVTNRGDLIAAFDKHLATFGTLDICINNAGIANPARFDKDDSDGSRSWRHTINVDLVAVVESTQLAIKAMKGKQKPGVIINMGSAAGLYPMSFDPIYSAAKGGVVLFTRSLAHLKRQGVRINVLCPEFIQTDLAEAIGASFLQAIGGYMPMDMLIKGAFELITDESKAGACLWISNRRGLEYWPTPMEQAKYLVGSGSRKRTSFKVTSTIQLPQSFEKIIVHALSHNFRNATRIVRTPLKLPIGPHQVLLKIIYAGVNASDVNFSSGRYFSGGSPKLPFDAGFEGVGLIAAVGESVKNLEVGTPAAVMTFGAYAEYMIVSAKHVLPVPRPDPEVVAMLTSGLTALTALEKAGQMKSDETVLVTAAAGGTGQFAVQLAKLAGNKVIATCGGSEKAKLLKELGVDRVIDYKAEDIKTVLKKEFPKGVDIIYESVGGKMFDLCLNALAVYGRLIVIGMISQYQGEKGWQPANYPGLCEKILAKSQTVAGFFLVQYSQLWKQNLDKLFNLYSLGKLKVGIDQKKFIGLNTVSDAVEYLHSGKSTGKVVVCMDPTFEQTTSRL, encoded by the exons ATGGAGATCAAGCCTGGTTTATCCGCTCTCGTCACTGGCGGCGCCTCCGGCATCG GTCGAGCTCTCTGCTTGGCTCTTGCAGAGAAAGGTGTTTTTGTAACCGTTGTTGATTTCTCTGAGGAGAAAGGGAAAGAGACGACTTCTCTTGTTCAAAAGGCCAATGCTCCATTCCATCCCGGTTTAAACTCTCCCTCTGCTATCTTTGTCAAATGTGATGTCACTAATAGAG GAGATCTCATTGCTGCGTTTGACAAGCACTTGGCCACATTTGGAACACTGGACATCTGCATAAACAACGCTGGAATTGCCAATCCTGCAAGATTTGATAAAGATGACAGTGATGGATCTAGATCATGGAGACACACTATAAATGTGGATTTGGTTGCTGTAGTTGAATCCACACAACTTGCA ATCAAAGCTATGAAAGGCAAACAAAAGCCTGGAGTTATCATTAACATGGGCTCAGCTGCTGGTCTTTATCCAATGTCCTTTGATCCTATCTACTCTGCTGCCAAAG GCGGTGTTGTATTATTTACTAGATCATTAGCTCATTTGAAGCGTCAAGGGGTCCGAATCAATGTGCTTTGCCCTGAA TTTATCCAGACGGACTTAGCTGAAGCTATTGGTGCTTCCTTCCTTCAGGCAATAGGCGGTTACATGCCCATGGACATGCTTATTAAAG GTGCTTTTGAGCTTATAACCGATGAGAGTAAAGCCGGGGCATGTTTATGGATTAGCAACCGAAGGGGTTTGGAGTATTGGCCGACTCCAATGGAACAGGCAAAGTACTTGGTTGGTTCAGGTTCCCGCAAAAGAACTTCCTTTAAAGTAACTTCAACAATTCAACTTCCCCAAAGCTTCGAGAAGAT AATTGTACACGCCTTGTCTCATAATTTCCGTAATGCTACCCGCATAGTCCGGACGCCACTTAAGTTACCCATTGGACCACACCAAGTCCTTCTCAAAATCATCTATGCTGGTGTTAACGCAAGTGAT GTAAACTTCAGCTCAGGTCGTTACTTTAGCGGTGGCTCGCCCAAGCTTCCTTTTGATGCTGGATTTGAG GGAGTTGGACTAATTGCAGCGGTGGGAGAATCTGTTAAGAATTTAGAAGTTGGGACTCCAGCTGCTGTTATGACATTTGGAGCATATGCTGAATACATGATA GTTTCTGCTAAGCACGTGCTTCCTGTTCCAAGGCCAGATCCAGAAGTTGTTGCCATGCTTACTTCAGGATTAACtgctttaaccgcccttgaaaAG GCAGGACAAATGAAATCAGATGAAACAGTACTTGTGACTGCTGCTGCTGGAGGGACTGGGCAATTTGCAGTCCAG CTTGCAAAGTTAGCCGGAAATAAGGTGATTGCTACTTGTGGAGGATCAGAGAAGGCCAAGCTATTAAAAGAGCTTGGGGTGGACCGAGTCATTGATTATAAAGCCGAGGATATTAAGACG GTCCTGAAAAAGGAGTTTCCAAAGGGTGTGGATATCATATATGAATCAGTCGGTGGTAAAATGTTTGATCTGTGCTTGAATGCTCTTGCTGTTTACGGACGACTCATAGTGATTGGAATGATCTCTCAG TATCAAGGGGAGAAGGGATGGCAGCCAGCTAACTATCCAGGGCTGTGTGAGAAAATTCTTGCTAAAAGCCAAACCGTG GCTGGTTTCTTTCTGGTGCAATATAGCCAACTCTGGAAACAAAATCTTGACAAGTTATTCAATCTTTACTCCCTCGGAAAGCTTAAG GTTGGGATTGATCAGAAAAAGTTTATAGGTCTAAACACTGTTTCAGACGCTGTTGAGTATCTGCATTCGGGTAAAAGCACCGGAAAG GTTGTCGTTTGCATGGATCCTACATTTGAGCAGACAACGTCAAGGCTGTAA
- the LOC103832917 gene encoding probable carboxylesterase 4, mitochondrial: MLRRIALSYPLRSHPLFIRHFHRYYQPLSPSQTAVILSGRHYLRLLSTPTNTTLRCISSQTSSDLVSEHPPFVRIYKDGRVERLAGTETIPASLTPQNGVVSKDVVYSPDHNLSVRLFLPHRPTELVTGNNNKLPLLIYIHGGAWLIGSPFSPIYHNFLTEVVKTANCLAVSVQYRLAPENPIPAAYEDSWSAIQWIISHSNESGPVEWINKHADFNRVFLAGDSAGGNMAHHMAVRAGKEKLNARIKGTAIVHPAFWAKEPIDELDVQDGEARRRVAEVWEKLVSPGSVDGADDPWFNVVGSGSDFSGLGCEKVLVAVAGRDVFVRQGLGYAEKLKKSGWRGDVEVMEEEDEDHCFHLLNPCSENAPRFMTRFVEFITG, encoded by the coding sequence ATGCTCCGAAGAATAGCTCTTTCATATCCGCTTCGTTCGCATCCTCTCTTCATTCGCCACTTCCATCGCTATTACCAGCCGCTGTCACCTTCCCAAACCGCCGTCATCCTCTCCGGCCGCCACTACCTCCGCCTGCTATCCACTCCGACCAACACTACTCTACGTTGTATTTCTTCACAAACTTCATCAGATCTCGTCTCCGAGCATCCTCCATTCGTCAGGATTTACAAAGACGGTCGCGTCGAGCGTCTCGCCGGCACCGAAACCATCCCAGCATCTCTAACCCCACAAAACGGCGTCGTTTCGAAGGACGTCGTGTACTCACCGGATCATAACCTCTCCGTCCGTCTCTTCCTCCCTCATAGACCCACCGAACTCGTCACCGGTAACAACAACAAACTCCCGCTGCTTATCTACATCCACGGCGGAGCTTGGCTCATCGGCTCCCCTTTCTCCCCCATCTACCACAATTTCCTCACTGAAGTCGTCAAAACCGCGAACTGCTTAGCCGTGTCGGTTCAGTACCGCCTCGCGCCGGAGAATCCAATCCCGGCGGCGTACGAGGATTCGTGGTCTGCGATACAGTGGATCATCTCTCACTCAAACGAGTCTGGTCCTGTGGAATGGATCAACAAACACGCCGACTTCAACAGAGTTTTCCTCGCCGGAGACAGCGCCGGCGGCAACATGGCTCATCACATGGCCGTTAGAGCCGGCAAGGAGAAGCTTAACGCGAGGATCAAAGGGACTGCGATCGTGCATCCAGCTTTTTGGGCGAAAGAACCGATCGACGAGCTTGATGTGCAAGACGGAGAAGCGAGGAGGCGAGTTGCTGAAGTTTGGGAGAAGCTGGTTAGTCCGGGTAGCGTAGATGGAGCGGACGACCCGTGGTTTAATGTAGTCGGATCCGGGTCGGATTTTTCAGGGTTGGGGTGTGAGAAGGTTTTGGTTGCGGTTGCTGGGAGAGATGTGTTTGTGCGGCAAGGTTTGGGGTACGCGGAGAAGCTGAAGAAGAGTGGGTGGAGAGGAGATGTTGAGGTGATGGAGGAGGAAGATGAGGATCATTGCTTTCATCTCTTGAACCCTTGTTCTGAAAATGCTCCCAGATTCATGACCAGGTTTGTCGAGTTTATTACCGGGTGA